Proteins encoded within one genomic window of Chrysemys picta bellii isolate R12L10 chromosome 6, ASM1138683v2, whole genome shotgun sequence:
- the LOC101939320 gene encoding perilipin-3-like isoform X2, whose translation MAERGIGPSIGEGLVVLIFASQYSFLGLAGTSHSTMSANENETQVEIQAQEQQTAVGRVAGLPLVSSAYEMASANYVATKETYPAIKAVCEVAETGVRAITSAAIVGAQPILDQLEPQLAAANEYACRGLDRLEEQLPILQQPIEKVALDAQDLVHATMVGAKDAVCSTVTEAKDAVTSMVGVAKGAVQESVEVTKSAVTSSMSTVIGSSMGQMAASGIDMALAKSEQLVDHYLPMTEEELAELATAPVEGPGETPAEQQSYYVRLGSLSSRLRQRAYQHALGKMRQARQRTLEALSQLQQTIDLINHAKQAVNQKLHNGQDRLYQMWLQCCRGKFEGQENPDSAEVEARALSMSQSLTEQLKTTCLTLLGSIQGLPSTIQDKAQQVSSSIEALQASFSSASCFQDLSSSALAQSQEKVTKAQESLDELLEYVMQNIPLDWIVGPFTPAGDSAPCPDEMVKEGKKVEA comes from the exons ATGGCTGAGAGAGGGATTGGTCCTAGTATTGGTGAAGGATTAGTAGTGTTGATATTTG CCTCTCAATATTCCTTTTTGGGTCTTGCGGGGACATCTCACTCCACCATGTCTGCTAACGAAAACGAAACACAGGTAGAGATCCAGGCACAGGAGCAACAG aCTGCAGTGGGCAGGGTGGCTGGCCTGCCCTTGGTCAGCTCTGCCTATGAGATGGCCTCTGCCAACTATGTGGCCACCAAAGAGACCTACCCAGCCATCAAAGCTGTCTGTGAGGTGGCAGAGACTGGGGTGAGGGCCATCACCTCTGCTGCCATCGTCGGGGCACAGCCCATCCTGGACCAGCTGGAGCCACAGC TTGCAGCAGCCAATGAATACGCCTGTAGGGGTCTGGACAGACTGGAGGAGCAGCTGCCCATCCTGCAGCAGCCGATTGAGAAG GTGGCTTTGGATGCCCAAGACCTAGTGCATGCCACAATGGTGGGTGCCAAGGATGCAGTCTGCAGCACGGTCACTGAGGCGAAGGATGCAGTGACCAGCATGGTGGGCGTGGCCAAGGGGGCTGTTCAGGAGAGCGTGGAAGTGACCAAATCTGCAGTGACCAGTAGCATGAGCACAGTGATAGGCTCCAGCATGGGGCAGATGGCTGCGAGTGGCATAGACATGGCATTGGCAAAATCTGAGCAGTTGGTGGACCACTACCTCCCCATGACAGAGGAGGAGCTTG CTGAGCTTGCAACAGCTCCCGTGGAGGGGCCAGGAGAGACTCCTGCAGAGCAGCAGAGTTACTACGTGCGTCTGGGTTCCCTTTCGAGTAGGCTGCGCCAGCGAGCCTACCAGCACGCCCTGGGCAAGATGAGACAAGCCAGGCAGCGCACCCTGGAGGCCCTCTCCCAGCTCCAGCAAACCATTGACCTG ATCAACCATGCCAAGCAGGCTGTAAATCAGAAGCTTCACAATGGCCAGGACCGTCTGTACCAAATGTGGCTCCAGTGCTGCAGGGGGAAGTTTGAAGGGCAGGAGAACCCAGACTCAGCAGAG GTTGAAGCTCGGGCTCTTTCCATGTCCCAGAGCCTCACTGAGCAACTGAAAACCACCTGCCTTACTCTCCTGGGCAGCATTCAGGGCCTTCCCAGCACTATCCAGGACAAGGCCCAGCAGGTCTCGAGCAGTATAGAAGCGCTCCAGGCTTCCTTCTCCAGTGCCAGCTGTTTCCAGGATCTGTCCAGCAGTGCCCTTGCCCAGAGTCAGGAGAAGGTGACCAAGGCCCAGGAGTCCCTGGATGAGCTGCTGGAATATGTGATGCAGAACATTCCCCTGGACTGGATTGTGGGACCCTTCACTCCCGCTGGAGACTCCGCACCATGTCCTGATGAGATGgtgaaggaaggaaagaaggtgGAGGCCTGA
- the LOC101939320 gene encoding perilipin-3-like isoform X1: MAERGIGPSIGEGLVVLIFASQYSFLGLAGTSHSTMSANENETQVEIQAQEQQTAVGRVAGLPLVSSAYEMASANYVATKETYPAIKAVCEVAETGVRAITSAAIVGAQPILDQLEPQLAAANEYACRGLDRLEEQLPILQQPIEKVALDAQDLVHATMVGAKDAVCSTVTEAKDAVTSMVGVAKGAVQESVEVTKSAVTSSMSTVIGSSMGQMAASGIDMALAKSEQLVDHYLPMTEEELAELATAPVEGPGETPAEQQSYYVRLGSLSSRLRQRAYQHALGKMRQARQRTLEALSQLQQTIDLINHAKQAVNQKLHNGQDRLYQMWLQCCRGKFEGQENPDSAEQVEARALSMSQSLTEQLKTTCLTLLGSIQGLPSTIQDKAQQVSSSIEALQASFSSASCFQDLSSSALAQSQEKVTKAQESLDELLEYVMQNIPLDWIVGPFTPAGDSAPCPDEMVKEGKKVEA, translated from the exons ATGGCTGAGAGAGGGATTGGTCCTAGTATTGGTGAAGGATTAGTAGTGTTGATATTTG CCTCTCAATATTCCTTTTTGGGTCTTGCGGGGACATCTCACTCCACCATGTCTGCTAACGAAAACGAAACACAGGTAGAGATCCAGGCACAGGAGCAACAG aCTGCAGTGGGCAGGGTGGCTGGCCTGCCCTTGGTCAGCTCTGCCTATGAGATGGCCTCTGCCAACTATGTGGCCACCAAAGAGACCTACCCAGCCATCAAAGCTGTCTGTGAGGTGGCAGAGACTGGGGTGAGGGCCATCACCTCTGCTGCCATCGTCGGGGCACAGCCCATCCTGGACCAGCTGGAGCCACAGC TTGCAGCAGCCAATGAATACGCCTGTAGGGGTCTGGACAGACTGGAGGAGCAGCTGCCCATCCTGCAGCAGCCGATTGAGAAG GTGGCTTTGGATGCCCAAGACCTAGTGCATGCCACAATGGTGGGTGCCAAGGATGCAGTCTGCAGCACGGTCACTGAGGCGAAGGATGCAGTGACCAGCATGGTGGGCGTGGCCAAGGGGGCTGTTCAGGAGAGCGTGGAAGTGACCAAATCTGCAGTGACCAGTAGCATGAGCACAGTGATAGGCTCCAGCATGGGGCAGATGGCTGCGAGTGGCATAGACATGGCATTGGCAAAATCTGAGCAGTTGGTGGACCACTACCTCCCCATGACAGAGGAGGAGCTTG CTGAGCTTGCAACAGCTCCCGTGGAGGGGCCAGGAGAGACTCCTGCAGAGCAGCAGAGTTACTACGTGCGTCTGGGTTCCCTTTCGAGTAGGCTGCGCCAGCGAGCCTACCAGCACGCCCTGGGCAAGATGAGACAAGCCAGGCAGCGCACCCTGGAGGCCCTCTCCCAGCTCCAGCAAACCATTGACCTG ATCAACCATGCCAAGCAGGCTGTAAATCAGAAGCTTCACAATGGCCAGGACCGTCTGTACCAAATGTGGCTCCAGTGCTGCAGGGGGAAGTTTGAAGGGCAGGAGAACCCAGACTCAGCAGAG CAGGTTGAAGCTCGGGCTCTTTCCATGTCCCAGAGCCTCACTGAGCAACTGAAAACCACCTGCCTTACTCTCCTGGGCAGCATTCAGGGCCTTCCCAGCACTATCCAGGACAAGGCCCAGCAGGTCTCGAGCAGTATAGAAGCGCTCCAGGCTTCCTTCTCCAGTGCCAGCTGTTTCCAGGATCTGTCCAGCAGTGCCCTTGCCCAGAGTCAGGAGAAGGTGACCAAGGCCCAGGAGTCCCTGGATGAGCTGCTGGAATATGTGATGCAGAACATTCCCCTGGACTGGATTGTGGGACCCTTCACTCCCGCTGGAGACTCCGCACCATGTCCTGATGAGATGgtgaaggaaggaaagaaggtgGAGGCCTGA
- the LOC101939320 gene encoding perilipin-3-like isoform X3, translating to MAERGIGPSIGEGLVVLIFASQYSFLGLAGTSHSTMSANENETQTAVGRVAGLPLVSSAYEMASANYVATKETYPAIKAVCEVAETGVRAITSAAIVGAQPILDQLEPQLAAANEYACRGLDRLEEQLPILQQPIEKVALDAQDLVHATMVGAKDAVCSTVTEAKDAVTSMVGVAKGAVQESVEVTKSAVTSSMSTVIGSSMGQMAASGIDMALAKSEQLVDHYLPMTEEELAELATAPVEGPGETPAEQQSYYVRLGSLSSRLRQRAYQHALGKMRQARQRTLEALSQLQQTIDLINHAKQAVNQKLHNGQDRLYQMWLQCCRGKFEGQENPDSAEQVEARALSMSQSLTEQLKTTCLTLLGSIQGLPSTIQDKAQQVSSSIEALQASFSSASCFQDLSSSALAQSQEKVTKAQESLDELLEYVMQNIPLDWIVGPFTPAGDSAPCPDEMVKEGKKVEA from the exons ATGGCTGAGAGAGGGATTGGTCCTAGTATTGGTGAAGGATTAGTAGTGTTGATATTTG CCTCTCAATATTCCTTTTTGGGTCTTGCGGGGACATCTCACTCCACCATGTCTGCTAACGAAAACGAAACACAG aCTGCAGTGGGCAGGGTGGCTGGCCTGCCCTTGGTCAGCTCTGCCTATGAGATGGCCTCTGCCAACTATGTGGCCACCAAAGAGACCTACCCAGCCATCAAAGCTGTCTGTGAGGTGGCAGAGACTGGGGTGAGGGCCATCACCTCTGCTGCCATCGTCGGGGCACAGCCCATCCTGGACCAGCTGGAGCCACAGC TTGCAGCAGCCAATGAATACGCCTGTAGGGGTCTGGACAGACTGGAGGAGCAGCTGCCCATCCTGCAGCAGCCGATTGAGAAG GTGGCTTTGGATGCCCAAGACCTAGTGCATGCCACAATGGTGGGTGCCAAGGATGCAGTCTGCAGCACGGTCACTGAGGCGAAGGATGCAGTGACCAGCATGGTGGGCGTGGCCAAGGGGGCTGTTCAGGAGAGCGTGGAAGTGACCAAATCTGCAGTGACCAGTAGCATGAGCACAGTGATAGGCTCCAGCATGGGGCAGATGGCTGCGAGTGGCATAGACATGGCATTGGCAAAATCTGAGCAGTTGGTGGACCACTACCTCCCCATGACAGAGGAGGAGCTTG CTGAGCTTGCAACAGCTCCCGTGGAGGGGCCAGGAGAGACTCCTGCAGAGCAGCAGAGTTACTACGTGCGTCTGGGTTCCCTTTCGAGTAGGCTGCGCCAGCGAGCCTACCAGCACGCCCTGGGCAAGATGAGACAAGCCAGGCAGCGCACCCTGGAGGCCCTCTCCCAGCTCCAGCAAACCATTGACCTG ATCAACCATGCCAAGCAGGCTGTAAATCAGAAGCTTCACAATGGCCAGGACCGTCTGTACCAAATGTGGCTCCAGTGCTGCAGGGGGAAGTTTGAAGGGCAGGAGAACCCAGACTCAGCAGAG CAGGTTGAAGCTCGGGCTCTTTCCATGTCCCAGAGCCTCACTGAGCAACTGAAAACCACCTGCCTTACTCTCCTGGGCAGCATTCAGGGCCTTCCCAGCACTATCCAGGACAAGGCCCAGCAGGTCTCGAGCAGTATAGAAGCGCTCCAGGCTTCCTTCTCCAGTGCCAGCTGTTTCCAGGATCTGTCCAGCAGTGCCCTTGCCCAGAGTCAGGAGAAGGTGACCAAGGCCCAGGAGTCCCTGGATGAGCTGCTGGAATATGTGATGCAGAACATTCCCCTGGACTGGATTGTGGGACCCTTCACTCCCGCTGGAGACTCCGCACCATGTCCTGATGAGATGgtgaaggaaggaaagaaggtgGAGGCCTGA
- the LOC101939601 gene encoding perilipin-3-like, translating into MSIVTLLFSRLHPLPDLSGQGRERTFLIALLSCLSSGPCPLLIASLGYKSCAGAGLCIAEGASECRLVTTPFCMSGNVTEIQAVCPEPQGQEQQTVVGRVADLPLIRSACEMASDSYAATKETHPAMKAVCDVAETGVRAITSAAVTGAQPILDQLESQIAAANEYACKGLDTLEGKLPVLQQTVQKVASDAQDSMRAAVAGARDAVCSMAGEAKDAVTSMVGVAREAVQESMEMTKSAVTSSMNTVLGKSEQLMDHYLPMTEEELAELATPMEGSGEQKSYFVRLGSLSTKLRQRAYQHALGKMRQARQHTLEALSQLQQTIDLMEHAKQAVSQKVHDGQEKLQQMWLEWHKGQLGGNDDSSPQPEEMASQALATSHNLILQVQTACHSLLPNIQGLPAALQEKVQQAYENMGELQTSFSNVQSFQELSEGILTQTREKVTKAQESLDELLEYVVQNAPLTWIVGPFVPAGDSTEPVGEPAEEKVTV; encoded by the exons ATGTCAATCGTAACACTGCTATTTTCCAGGCTCCACCCCCTTCCAGACCTCAGTGGTCAGGGTAGAGAGCGCACCTTCCTGATTGCTTTGCTGAGCTGTCTGTCAAGTGGCCCCTGCCCTCTGCTGATAGCATCACTGGGCTATAAAAGCTGTGCAGGGGCTGGTTTGTGTATTGCTGAGGGAGCTTCAGAGTGCAGGCTTG TGACAACTCCCTTCTGCATGTCTGGTAACGTGACTGAAATCCAGGCtgtctgccctgagccccagggacaGGAGCAACAG ACTGTAGTGGGCAGGGTGGCTGACCTGCCCTTGATCAGATCTGCCTGTGAGATGGCCTCTGACAGCTACGCAGCCACCAAAGAGACCCACCCAGCCATGAAAGCTGTCTGTGATGTGGCAGAGACTGGGGTGAGGGCCATCACCTCTGCTGCCGTCACCGGGGCACAGCCCATCCTGGACCAGCTGGAGTCACAGA TTGCAGCAGCAAATGAATATGCCTGTAAGGGACTAGACACCCTGGAGGGGAAGCTGCCGGTGCTGCAACAGACTGTGCAGAAG GTGGCTTCAGATGCCCAAGACAGCATGCGTGCTGCAGTGGCAGGGGCCAGGGATGCAGTCTGCAGCATGGCTGGTGAGGCAAAAGATGCAGTGACCAGCATGGTGGGTGTGGCCAGAGAGGCTGTCCAGGAGAGCATGGAGATGACCAAATCTGCAGTGACCAGCAGCATGAACACAGTGCTAGGGAAATCTGAGCAATTGATGGACCACTACCTCCCCATGACAGAGGAGGAGCTCG CTGAGCTGGCAACCCCTATGGAGGGGTCTGGAGAGCAGAAGAGTTACTTTGTGCGTCTGGGCTCCCTGTCTACCAAACTCCGCCAGCGAGCCTACCAGCACGCCCTGGGCAAGATGAGACAAGCCAGGCAGCACACCCTGGAGGCCCTCTCCCAGCTCCAGCAAACCATCGACCTG ATGGAACATGCCAAGCAGGCCGTGAGTCAGAAGGTTCATGATGGgcaggagaagctgcagcagATGTGGCTAGAGTGGCACAAGGGCCAGCTGGGAGGCAATGATGACAGCTCACCACAGCCAGAG gagaTGGCGTCCCAGGCTCTAGCCACTTCCCATAACCTCATCCTGCAGGTGCAGACTGCCTGCCATAGCCTCCTGCCCAACATCCAGGGTCTCCCTGCCGCTCTCCAGGAGAAGGTTCAGCAAGCCTATGAGAACATGGGAGAGCTCCAGACTTCCTTCTCCAATGTCCAGTCCTTCCAGGAGCTGTCTGAGGGTATCCTGACCCAGACCCGGGAGAAGGTGACCAAAGCCCAGGAGTCCCTGGATGAGCTGCTGGAATATGTGGTGCAGAATGCTCCCCTCACGTGGATTGTGGGACCCTTTGTTCCTGCTGGAGACTCCACAGAGCCAGTGGGGGAACCAGCAGAGGAGAAGGTCACAGTCTGA